The following proteins come from a genomic window of Rhodohalobacter sp. 614A:
- a CDS encoding DUF488 domain-containing protein produces the protein MSKIKTKRVYEEPEESDGVRILTERLWPRGVTKDRANLDQWMKGISPSQDLRKWFDHDHEKWDEFKGRYRKELFGSEQIEELLEIIKMNETVTLVYASKDEKHNSTVLLKEFLEDLLENGNDI, from the coding sequence ATGAGTAAAATCAAAACCAAACGCGTTTATGAAGAACCTGAAGAATCCGATGGAGTTCGAATTCTTACAGAACGCCTCTGGCCGCGCGGAGTTACCAAAGATCGGGCAAATCTGGATCAATGGATGAAAGGAATTTCGCCCAGCCAGGATCTCAGAAAGTGGTTTGATCACGATCACGAAAAATGGGATGAGTTCAAAGGGCGTTATCGTAAAGAGCTTTTTGGGTCGGAACAGATTGAAGAACTTCTCGAAATCATCAAAATGAATGAAACGGTAACACTGGTTTATGCTTCTAAAGATGAAAAGCATAACAGCACGGTGCTTCTGAAAGAATTCCTTGAAGATCTGCTCGAAAACGGAAACGATATCTAA
- a CDS encoding RNA polymerase sigma factor encodes MSRNDWFEKQIEELYPRLHRSMSAYLAGSDIEAEDILQDTFLKAYKNLDQFEAKSNMYTWLYSIARNKCIDEFRKRKYESNRSSVPVEEFEIESDDYSTENKKEDVQLLKEAISQLPEMLKSIVIMKSIDGLSYPEISDVTGVNEQTLKNRMFRARKQLAITLKQMGVDQS; translated from the coding sequence ATGAGCAGAAATGATTGGTTTGAAAAACAGATCGAAGAACTCTACCCTCGCCTCCACCGATCCATGAGTGCTTACCTTGCAGGATCTGATATTGAAGCGGAGGATATTTTGCAGGATACATTTCTCAAAGCATATAAAAACCTGGATCAGTTTGAAGCGAAATCAAATATGTATACCTGGCTCTATTCCATTGCCAGGAATAAGTGTATTGATGAGTTTCGAAAACGTAAGTATGAATCAAACCGAAGTTCTGTTCCTGTTGAAGAGTTTGAGATTGAATCCGATGATTACAGCACAGAGAATAAGAAAGAGGATGTGCAACTGCTGAAAGAAGCCATCTCACAACTACCGGAAATGCTAAAAAGTATTGTCATCATGAAATCGATTGACGGGCTTAGCTACCCGGAAATATCTGACGTAACCGGTGTTAATGAACAAACCTTGAAAAACAGAATGTTCCGTGCCCGAAAACAGTTAGCTATAACTTTAAAACAAATGGGGGTTGATCAGTCATGA
- a CDS encoding 3-keto-disaccharide hydrolase: protein MKSIHLLFPGLLISLLLFSACSNSEEISSADQEEWIELFNGENLNGWDIKITHHELNENYANTFRVENGHLINRFDGYEEFGGQFGHIYYQKPFSYYRLITEYRFPGEQVEGGPGWAFMNNGIMFHSQPADSVTLDQEFPNSIEFQLLGVESDTLERSNGNVCTPGTHVVIDGELITNHCTSSNGPTNLGSEWVTAELIAYGDSLIQHKINGEIVLEYTQPQLDDGTPLTGGYIAFQSESHPTEFRSIRLLNLEGCMDENASNYKTYYVKSKPESCSYD, encoded by the coding sequence ATGAAATCCATTCATCTGCTTTTCCCGGGACTCCTCATTTCACTTTTACTGTTCTCAGCATGTTCAAATTCTGAAGAAATATCATCTGCCGACCAGGAAGAATGGATTGAACTCTTTAACGGTGAAAATCTTAACGGGTGGGATATTAAAATCACTCATCATGAGTTAAACGAGAATTATGCCAACACTTTCCGAGTAGAGAACGGACATCTCATTAACCGGTTTGACGGATATGAAGAGTTTGGCGGTCAATTCGGTCACATTTATTATCAGAAGCCTTTTTCATATTACAGGCTAATTACCGAATATCGATTCCCGGGCGAGCAAGTTGAAGGTGGACCGGGATGGGCATTTATGAACAATGGAATCATGTTTCATTCCCAGCCGGCAGACAGTGTTACGCTTGATCAGGAATTCCCAAATTCCATCGAATTTCAATTGCTTGGTGTTGAAAGCGATACGCTGGAGAGATCAAACGGAAATGTCTGCACCCCCGGAACTCATGTTGTGATTGATGGAGAGTTAATCACGAATCATTGCACCAGTTCAAACGGACCGACAAATCTCGGGAGTGAGTGGGTCACGGCTGAATTGATCGCTTATGGCGATTCATTGATTCAGCATAAAATCAATGGAGAGATTGTACTGGAATATACCCAGCCACAGCTGGATGACGGAACTCCTTTAACCGGCGGATATATTGCCTTTCAATCAGAAAGCCATCCCACGGAATTCAGATCCATTCGGCTCTTGAACCTGGAAGGATGTATGGATGAAAACGCCTCGAACTATAAAACGTACTATGTAAAATCAAAGCCCGAAAGTTGTAGTTACGATTAG
- a CDS encoding group III truncated hemoglobin, which yields MAKHDISNESDVRELVHTFYGKVRDNERMGYIFNDVAKVDWNTHLSIMVDFWSNLLFQTGQYKGRPFRQHIPLPIQKDDFSLWFGLFESTVDELFEGKKADYAKEMAAKIASSFALKMEMSGKFN from the coding sequence ATGGCTAAGCACGATATCAGCAATGAATCGGATGTGCGGGAATTGGTCCATACATTTTATGGCAAAGTGCGGGATAATGAACGCATGGGGTACATTTTTAATGATGTTGCCAAAGTTGACTGGAATACGCATCTGTCGATAATGGTTGATTTTTGGTCGAACTTGTTGTTTCAAACCGGTCAATACAAAGGGCGGCCGTTTCGTCAACATATTCCTCTCCCTATTCAAAAAGATGATTTTTCGCTGTGGTTTGGACTTTTTGAATCCACAGTTGATGAATTATTTGAAGGAAAAAAAGCTGACTATGCAAAAGAGATGGCGGCTAAAATTGCTTCATCATTTGCGCTGAAAATGGAGATGAGCGGCAAGTTTAATTAA